The genomic interval CACCATTCCCCTTTCGGTTCCACCACCACTTCAGCGCCCATCATGCGGAACACATCCAAAATACCGGTCCGGGTCGGATTGAGCCCCACATCCCGCACCGTCACACGACTGCCCGGCACCATCAGTGCTGCCGACCAAAGGAACGCTGCCGACGAAACATCTCCGGGTACGCGGACGGATTGACCTGTCAACGTTTGGCCGCCCCTGACGGCCACCCGGCCGGGCTCGGTTTCCAGTTCCACACCGAAAGCCTGGAGCATCCGCTCCGTATGATCCCTGGAAACAGCCGGTTCGCGTACCACCGTCGTTCCTTCCGCCTGCAAACCGGCCAGCAGAAGACACGATTTTACCTGAGCACTGGCCACCCGGCTCACGTGCTCGATTCCCCTCAAATGCCCCCCGCGAACGGCGAGCGGCGTAAACGAACCACCCTCCCGGCCGTCAATGAACGCTCCCATCTCCCGCAACGGTTTCACCACGCGTCCCATCGGACGGCGCGCGATGGACTCATCCCCGGCCACGGCGGAGAAAAAGGGGCGTCCGGCCAAAATGCCGAGCATGAGTCGAATGGTGGTACCGGAATTGCCCACATCCAACCATTGGGACGGCTCGCGCAAACCATCCCACCCTTTCCCCTTGATCAGTACCGTCGTGGGGGTTTCGCGTTCGATCTCCACGCCCAGCCGACGGAAACACGCGATCGTGCTGAGACAGTCCGCTCCCGGCAAAAAACCGTCCACCTGCGTAGTCCCCTGCGCGATGGCTCCAAACATCACCCCGCGATGGCTGATCGATTTGTCCCCCGGCACCCGGACCGATTGATGAAACGGCCGTTTGGGGGTGGATCGGATGATGTCCATGGTTCTCTCCCTCCCGCACTTATTCGATCACCGTATAATCGGCTTGTTTGAGCACCGCCACCGCCTGCGTCAAATCTTCTTCGGTACGGAACGACAATCGGAGTACCCCGGCTTCTTCCTC from Polycladomyces zharkentensis carries:
- the aroA gene encoding 3-phosphoshikimate 1-carboxyvinyltransferase; the protein is MDIIRSTPKRPFHQSVRVPGDKSISHRGVMFGAIAQGTTQVDGFLPGADCLSTIACFRRLGVEIERETPTTVLIKGKGWDGLREPSQWLDVGNSGTTIRLMLGILAGRPFFSAVAGDESIARRPMGRVVKPLREMGAFIDGREGGSFTPLAVRGGHLRGIEHVSRVASAQVKSCLLLAGLQAEGTTVVREPAVSRDHTERMLQAFGVELETEPGRVAVRGGQTLTGQSVRVPGDVSSAAFLWSAALMVPGSRVTVRDVGLNPTRTGILDVFRMMGAEVVVEPKGEWCGEPVGDVTVSADGLSAVEVGGDLIPRLIDEIPVLAVVATQAEGTTVIKDAAELKVKETNRIATTATELRKLGAQVEETEDGLIIHGPTRLKGGVCDSHGDHRIGMAMAIAGLAASGEVTVQNAAAIDVSFPGFAELLEQLGA